A genomic stretch from Haemophilus parainfluenzae ATCC 33392 includes:
- the epmB gene encoding EF-P beta-lysylation protein EpmB — translation MRILTRNIAIREEQNWLETLKNAISDPKILLKTLNLPVEDFAEDIAARKLFAMRVPLPFVEKMEKGNPKDPLFLQVMTVQQEFIEAEGFSQDPLDEQQKNAVPNILHKYQNRLLFMAKGGCAVNCRYCFRRHFPYDQNPGNKVSWKQAIDYIAAHPEIEEVIFSGGDPMMAKDSEWAWLLERLEKIKHLQRLRIHSRLPVVIPERITDEFCDLLLNSPLQAVFVTHINHPNEIDEGLAFAMQKLTEAKVILLNQSVLLKDVNDNPHTLKVLSDKLFQAGILPYYLHLLDKVQGASHFYISDERALQIYRELQALTSGYLVPKLAREIGGEPNKTLYTT, via the coding sequence GTGCGTATTTTAACCCGAAATATTGCGATTAGAGAAGAACAAAATTGGTTAGAAACCCTAAAAAATGCGATTTCTGATCCGAAAATCTTGTTAAAAACCTTAAATTTGCCTGTTGAGGATTTTGCCGAGGATATCGCTGCCCGTAAACTTTTTGCTATGCGAGTGCCTTTACCTTTTGTTGAAAAAATGGAAAAAGGGAATCCGAAAGACCCACTTTTTTTGCAGGTAATGACGGTTCAGCAAGAATTTATTGAAGCGGAAGGCTTTAGCCAAGATCCTTTAGACGAACAGCAAAAAAATGCCGTGCCTAATATTCTACATAAATACCAAAATCGCTTGCTGTTCATGGCAAAAGGAGGCTGTGCGGTTAATTGCCGCTATTGTTTCCGTCGCCATTTTCCTTATGACCAAAATCCAGGCAATAAAGTCAGTTGGAAACAAGCAATAGACTATATCGCCGCACATCCAGAAATTGAAGAAGTGATTTTTTCGGGTGGCGATCCGATGATGGCGAAGGATAGTGAATGGGCGTGGCTATTAGAACGCCTTGAAAAGATAAAGCACTTACAACGTTTGCGTATTCACTCTCGTTTGCCAGTCGTGATTCCAGAGCGCATTACGGATGAATTTTGTGATTTATTGTTGAATAGTCCATTACAAGCTGTGTTTGTGACGCATATCAATCATCCAAATGAAATTGATGAAGGACTCGCTTTCGCTATGCAAAAACTGACAGAAGCTAAAGTAATATTACTCAATCAATCGGTCCTATTAAAGGATGTGAATGATAACCCACATACATTAAAAGTATTGAGCGATAAGCTATTTCAAGCGGGAATTTTGCCTTATTACTTGCATTTATTGGATAAAGTACAGGGGGCGAGCCATTTCTATATCTCGGATGAGCGTGCCTTACAAATTTATAGAGAATTGCAGGCACTCACTTCTGGCTATTTAGTACCCAAATTAGCACGAGAAATCGGTGGAGAGCCAAATAAGACTTTATACACAACGTAA
- a CDS encoding diacylglycerol kinase produces MYKTTGLTHLINSTKYSLQGLKSAFKNETAFRHECFLACILIPLAFWLGDTKIEIALMISSVLLVMAVELLNSAVEAVVDRIGTERHELSGRAKDQGSAAVFIALCIVAVVWGSILFF; encoded by the coding sequence ATGTATAAAACCACGGGATTAACCCATTTAATTAACTCTACAAAATATTCCTTACAAGGTTTAAAGAGTGCATTCAAAAATGAAACCGCATTCCGCCACGAGTGTTTTCTTGCGTGCATTCTGATTCCGCTCGCATTTTGGCTCGGTGACACTAAAATTGAAATTGCCTTGATGATTTCATCGGTTTTACTCGTGATGGCAGTAGAGCTGTTAAATAGTGCAGTTGAAGCGGTGGTGGATCGTATCGGTACAGAACGCCACGAGCTTTCAGGTAGAGCCAAAGACCAAGGCTCAGCAGCGGTATTCATTGCACTTTGCATCGTTGCCGTTGTTTGGGGGAGTATTTTATTTTTCTAA
- the rlmD gene encoding 23S rRNA (uracil(1939)-C(5))-methyltransferase RlmD, which translates to MALLYAPQKKQKTTQKVVAEIQDLDYQGLGVSKIQGKTWFIENALPTEKVEAVVTDEKRQYGLAIAQKWLQKSSQRVEPQCSYYERCGGCQGQHIPVEMQRKAKEKALFSRLSKLQAEPIQLMPMICGEQWGYRRRVRLSLLWNAKNKTIEMGFRQKNSNQLVSIQQCLVAEPAINDLIPKLTALWAQYSVPKQLGHVELVSAENGVAMLLRYKGNLAETDRTLLLEFARVNAVNLFLQDDQCIQLAHGEMPYYSLDDIRLSFDIRDFIQVNTHLNLQMVETALDWLDLNQDDHVLDLFCGMGNFTLPLAKRVKSAVGIEGVFDMVQKAQTNAQFNHIENVEFYQADLDQAFSEQPWAKQHFNKILLDPPRSGAAFALNALCELCAEKILYVSCNPATLVRDAEILRSFGYRIIKTAMIDMFPHTSHLESVTLFIK; encoded by the coding sequence ATGGCTTTACTTTACGCTCCACAAAAAAAACAGAAAACCACCCAAAAAGTTGTCGCTGAAATTCAGGATTTAGATTATCAAGGGCTAGGTGTCTCTAAAATTCAAGGTAAAACCTGGTTCATTGAAAATGCCTTGCCAACGGAAAAAGTGGAAGCGGTAGTCACCGATGAAAAACGTCAATATGGGTTAGCCATTGCACAAAAGTGGCTACAAAAGAGTAGTCAGCGTGTTGAACCGCAATGCAGTTATTATGAACGTTGTGGTGGATGCCAAGGACAGCATATCCCTGTAGAAATGCAGCGTAAAGCGAAAGAAAAAGCCCTTTTTTCTCGATTAAGTAAACTGCAAGCAGAGCCTATTCAATTAATGCCAATGATTTGTGGCGAACAATGGGGCTATCGTCGTCGTGTACGATTAAGTTTGCTGTGGAATGCTAAAAATAAAACTATTGAAATGGGATTTCGTCAGAAAAACTCCAATCAGTTAGTCAGCATTCAGCAATGCTTAGTCGCTGAGCCTGCGATTAATGATCTTATTCCAAAATTGACCGCACTTTGGGCGCAATATTCGGTCCCGAAACAATTAGGGCATGTTGAATTAGTTTCAGCAGAGAATGGCGTAGCCATGTTGTTACGCTATAAGGGAAATTTAGCCGAAACTGACCGCACTTTGTTACTCGAGTTTGCACGTGTCAATGCTGTGAATTTGTTTTTACAAGATGATCAATGTATTCAACTTGCGCATGGTGAAATGCCTTATTATTCTCTGGACGATATTCGTTTATCTTTTGATATCCGCGATTTTATTCAAGTGAATACCCACTTAAATCTTCAAATGGTTGAGACTGCTTTAGATTGGCTTGATTTGAATCAGGACGATCACGTTTTAGATTTATTCTGTGGGATGGGTAATTTTACTCTGCCTTTAGCCAAACGCGTGAAAAGTGCGGTTGGAATTGAAGGTGTTTTTGACATGGTTCAAAAAGCCCAAACGAATGCACAGTTTAACCACATTGAGAATGTTGAATTTTATCAAGCCGATTTAGACCAAGCTTTTTCAGAACAACCTTGGGCAAAACAACATTTCAATAAAATTCTTCTCGATCCACCTCGCAGTGGTGCCGCTTTTGCGCTGAATGCGTTATGTGAGCTTTGTGCAGAAAAAATTCTCTATGTGTCTTGCAACCCCGCAACTTTAGTACGAGATGCAGAAATACTTCGCTCTTTCGGTTATCGCATTATCAAAACCGCCATGATTGATATGTTCCCGCATACCAGTCATTTGGAGTCGGTGACATTATTTATCAAATAA
- the efp gene encoding elongation factor P, which produces MATYTTSDFKPGLKFMQDGEPCVIVENEFVKPGKGQAFTRTRIRKLISGKVLDVNFKSGTSVEAADVMDLNLTYSYKDDAFWYFMHPETFEQYSADAKAVGDAEKWLLDQADCIVTLWNGAPITVTPPNFVELEIIDTDPGLKGDTAGTGGKPATLSTGAVVKVPLFVQIGEVIKVDTRSGEYVSRVK; this is translated from the coding sequence ATGGCTACATATACTACCAGTGATTTCAAACCAGGTCTAAAATTTATGCAAGACGGTGAGCCTTGTGTGATCGTTGAAAACGAATTCGTTAAACCAGGTAAAGGCCAAGCTTTTACTCGTACTCGTATTCGTAAATTAATTTCAGGCAAAGTATTAGACGTAAACTTCAAATCTGGTACTTCGGTTGAAGCTGCTGATGTTATGGATCTTAACCTCACTTATTCATACAAAGATGATGCATTCTGGTACTTCATGCACCCAGAAACATTTGAACAATACTCTGCTGATGCAAAAGCAGTGGGTGATGCTGAAAAATGGTTATTAGACCAAGCAGATTGTATCGTGACTTTATGGAACGGTGCGCCAATTACTGTTACCCCACCAAACTTCGTAGAATTAGAAATCATCGATACTGACCCAGGTCTTAAAGGTGATACTGCAGGTACTGGCGGTAAACCAGCAACATTAAGTACTGGTGCAGTGGTGAAAGTACCTCTTTTCGTTCAAATCGGCGAAGTAATCAAAGTTGATACTCGTTCAGGCGAATACGTTTCTCGTGTGAAATAA
- the relA gene encoding GTP diphosphokinase: protein MVAVRGSHLLNPQDFVIEQWCSSLKLPAATEKSLIDAWYYAQAKIAEHTDKMENAVLTLQSGVEMVEILHEMNMDSESLLTAMLFPLVANQLVDWEQIQEDFGPKITKLLKGVEEMDNIRQLNASHSANASQVDNVRRMLLAMVDDFRCVIIKLAERITFLRDAENHFCEEEKVLAAKECSNIYAPLANRLGIGQLKWELEDYCFRYLHPEQYRNIAKLLHERRLDREQYITDFVTELTGYLKENIDQVEVYGRPKHIYSIWRKMQKKHLEFSGLYDVRAVRVIVQKLQDCYTALGIVHTHFKHLPKEFDDYVANPKPNGYQSIHTVVLGKGGKPIEVQIRTQQMHDDAELGVAAHWKYKEGTTGSLSAYEEKITWLRKLLAWQDDITDSGEVMAELRSQVFDDRVYVFTPKGEVVDLPAGSTPLDFAYAIHSEIGHRCIGAKVGGRIVPFTYHLQMGEQVDIITQKNPNPSRDWVNPNLGFTHTSKARAKIQAWFKKQDRDKNVPAGKELLDNELARLNISLKQVEQVALPRYNLKNLEDLYAGIGSGDIRLNQLVNFLQSRLIKVTAEEADQEILRHVASKSANTAQQKAQQKADQQQKKGYVIVEGVGNLLHHMARCCQPIPGDAIAGYITMGRGISIHRCDCEQFIELQAAHPERVVEALWGDNYAAGFHINIRIVASDRNGLLRDITTVLANEKVSVLGVSSRADTKKQVATMDMEIELKNVESLSKILARLAKLDDVIEAKRL from the coding sequence ATGGTTGCAGTTCGTGGTTCTCACTTATTAAATCCGCAAGATTTTGTGATCGAGCAATGGTGTTCGAGCCTTAAACTTCCTGCCGCCACTGAAAAGTCCCTGATTGATGCTTGGTATTACGCTCAAGCTAAAATAGCTGAACATACCGATAAAATGGAAAATGCAGTGCTCACATTGCAATCCGGTGTGGAAATGGTGGAAATACTGCATGAAATGAATATGGACAGTGAGAGCTTGCTCACTGCGATGCTATTCCCATTAGTGGCCAACCAACTCGTAGATTGGGAACAAATTCAAGAAGATTTTGGCCCTAAAATCACTAAATTACTCAAAGGCGTGGAAGAGATGGATAACATCCGTCAACTCAATGCCAGTCATTCTGCCAATGCTTCCCAAGTGGATAATGTACGCCGTATGCTCCTTGCGATGGTGGACGATTTCCGCTGTGTGATTATCAAACTTGCTGAACGTATTACCTTTCTTCGCGATGCGGAAAATCATTTTTGCGAAGAAGAAAAAGTGTTGGCTGCCAAAGAATGTTCCAATATTTATGCCCCGTTGGCGAACCGTTTAGGTATCGGTCAATTGAAATGGGAGCTTGAAGATTACTGTTTCCGTTATTTGCATCCCGAACAATATCGAAATATCGCTAAATTATTACATGAGCGTCGTTTAGATCGTGAACAGTATATTACTGATTTTGTGACAGAATTAACCGGTTATTTAAAAGAAAATATTGATCAGGTTGAGGTTTACGGTCGTCCAAAACATATCTATAGCATTTGGCGAAAAATGCAAAAGAAACACTTGGAATTCAGTGGTTTATATGATGTAAGAGCGGTCAGAGTTATTGTGCAAAAATTGCAGGATTGTTATACCGCGCTTGGTATCGTACACACTCATTTCAAACATTTACCAAAAGAATTTGATGACTATGTCGCCAATCCTAAACCGAATGGCTATCAATCCATTCATACTGTGGTATTGGGCAAAGGCGGTAAGCCGATTGAAGTGCAAATTCGTACCCAGCAAATGCATGATGATGCGGAGCTTGGCGTCGCAGCACACTGGAAATACAAAGAGGGGACGACGGGTAGCCTTTCTGCTTACGAAGAAAAAATCACTTGGTTGCGTAAATTACTTGCATGGCAAGATGATATTACAGATTCTGGCGAAGTGATGGCCGAATTGCGTAGCCAAGTCTTTGATGACCGAGTCTATGTGTTTACGCCAAAAGGTGAGGTAGTAGACTTGCCAGCTGGTTCTACACCGCTCGATTTTGCTTATGCGATTCATAGTGAAATTGGGCACCGTTGTATTGGGGCGAAAGTTGGTGGGCGTATCGTGCCATTCACTTATCATCTGCAAATGGGTGAGCAAGTGGATATCATCACGCAGAAAAATCCAAATCCAAGTCGAGATTGGGTAAACCCTAATTTAGGGTTTACGCATACGTCAAAAGCGCGTGCGAAAATCCAAGCGTGGTTCAAAAAACAAGATCGTGATAAAAACGTTCCTGCGGGTAAAGAGCTGTTAGATAATGAGCTTGCGCGTTTGAATATCAGTTTAAAACAAGTAGAGCAGGTTGCATTACCTCGTTATAACTTAAAAAATCTCGAAGATTTATACGCGGGCATTGGTAGCGGGGATATTCGTTTAAATCAATTGGTGAATTTCTTACAAAGCCGATTGATTAAAGTGACGGCTGAAGAGGCGGATCAAGAAATTCTCCGTCATGTGGCGAGCAAAAGCGCGAATACCGCACAGCAAAAGGCACAACAAAAAGCAGATCAGCAGCAGAAAAAAGGCTATGTGATTGTTGAAGGTGTCGGTAATTTACTGCATCATATGGCGCGTTGTTGCCAACCGATTCCAGGCGATGCCATTGCAGGCTACATTACGATGGGGCGTGGCATCTCAATTCATCGCTGCGATTGTGAACAGTTCATTGAATTACAAGCTGCCCATCCTGAACGCGTAGTAGAAGCCCTTTGGGGAGATAATTATGCGGCGGGGTTCCATATTAATATTCGCATTGTGGCCAGTGATCGAAACGGTTTATTACGCGATATTACAACCGTGCTCGCGAATGAAAAAGTCAGCGTGTTAGGGGTTTCAAGCCGTGCAGACACCAAAAAACAAGTGGCAACGATGGATATGGAAATTGAACTGAAAAATGTCGAAAGTTTAAGTAAAATACTGGCTAGATTAGCGAAGTTAGACGACGTTATCGAAGCAAAACGTTTATAG
- a CDS encoding GntP family permease yields MPTVTALGALIALIVAIFLILKKVSPAYGMLVGALVGGLIGGADLSQTVSLMIGGAQGITTAVMRILAAGVLAGVLVESGAANTIAETITNKLGETRALLALALATLILTAVGVFIDVAVITVSPIALALARRTDLSKPAILLAMIGGGKAGNLMSPNPNAIAAADTFHLPLTSVMMAGIIPAIFGLILTYFLAKRLRNKGSRVSSQEVVAVETQNLPSFLTALVAPLVAIFLLALRPLADIKVDPLIALPLGGLIGALCMGKLRQANNYAISGLGKMAPVAIMLLGTGALAGIIANSGMKDVLIEGLKHSGLPSYILAPISGALMSLATASTTAGTAVASNVFSSTLLELGVSSLAGAAMIHAGATVFDHMPHGSFFHATGGSVNMDMKERLKLIPYESAVGLIMTIVSTLILGVFS; encoded by the coding sequence ATGCCTACAGTTACAGCCTTAGGTGCGCTCATTGCACTCATCGTCGCTATTTTCCTTATTTTGAAAAAAGTTTCACCAGCCTATGGTATGTTAGTCGGGGCTTTAGTAGGGGGATTAATCGGTGGTGCGGATTTATCTCAAACCGTGAGTCTCATGATCGGAGGGGCTCAAGGTATCACTACCGCAGTCATGCGAATTCTCGCAGCAGGGGTATTGGCGGGAGTTCTGGTTGAATCCGGTGCGGCTAATACCATTGCTGAAACCATTACAAACAAGTTAGGTGAAACAAGAGCATTATTAGCGTTAGCGTTGGCCACATTAATTTTAACCGCCGTTGGTGTATTTATTGATGTTGCCGTGATTACGGTCTCTCCAATCGCCTTAGCACTTGCTCGTCGTACTGACTTATCAAAACCTGCCATTCTCTTAGCGATGATTGGTGGGGGAAAAGCTGGAAACTTAATGTCACCTAATCCTAATGCGATTGCTGCAGCAGATACATTCCATCTTCCTTTAACGTCAGTGATGATGGCAGGGATTATCCCCGCTATTTTTGGCTTAATATTGACGTATTTCTTAGCAAAACGTTTAAGAAACAAAGGTTCGCGCGTTTCATCCCAAGAGGTTGTCGCTGTAGAAACACAGAATCTACCCTCATTTTTGACCGCACTTGTGGCGCCTTTGGTTGCTATCTTCTTACTGGCTCTTCGTCCGTTAGCTGATATTAAAGTTGATCCTTTAATCGCTTTACCACTTGGTGGTTTGATTGGCGCATTATGTATGGGCAAGCTTCGCCAAGCCAATAACTATGCGATTAGCGGTTTAGGGAAAATGGCTCCGGTGGCAATTATGCTACTTGGTACGGGCGCTTTAGCCGGTATTATTGCCAATTCCGGTATGAAAGATGTGCTCATTGAAGGCTTAAAACATTCGGGTTTACCTTCTTATATCCTTGCGCCAATTTCAGGTGCACTCATGTCGCTTGCCACAGCATCAACAACGGCAGGTACTGCGGTTGCTTCGAATGTGTTTAGTTCAACGCTATTAGAGTTGGGGGTGAGTAGTCTAGCTGGTGCTGCGATGATTCATGCGGGGGCGACAGTTTTTGATCATATGCCACATGGTTCTTTCTTCCATGCAACTGGTGGTAGCGTAAATATGGACATGAAAGAACGCTTAAAATTGATTCCTTATGAAAGTGCAGTGGGTTTGATCATGACCATTGTGTCCACCTTAATTTTGGGTGTATTTAGTTAG
- the recO gene encoding DNA repair protein RecO, with product MDLQRGFVLHRRPYSETSLLVDLFTEETGRLTVIAKGARAKRSAWKSVLQPFTPLLLRWSGKGALKTLTKAEPAAITLPLQQTALYSGFYVNELITRVIEPETANPQLFQHYLQCLTGLATQPQVEPTLRLFEFHLLKILGYGIDFLHCAGSGLPVDESMTYQYRAEKGFIASLVKDNLTFYGRDLLAFDRLEFTDESVLLAAKRFTRIALKPYLGDKPLKSRELFTQNVLYLK from the coding sequence ATGGATCTCCAACGCGGCTTTGTGTTACATCGTCGTCCTTATAGTGAAACCAGCCTTTTGGTGGATTTATTCACTGAAGAAACAGGGCGTTTGACGGTTATTGCAAAAGGTGCACGTGCGAAACGTTCTGCATGGAAATCTGTCTTACAGCCTTTTACGCCATTACTTCTTCGTTGGTCAGGAAAAGGCGCATTAAAAACACTCACGAAAGCAGAGCCCGCAGCAATTACGTTGCCTTTGCAGCAAACGGCTTTATATAGCGGGTTTTATGTAAATGAGCTGATTACTCGAGTGATCGAGCCCGAAACGGCCAATCCACAACTTTTTCAGCATTATCTTCAATGCTTAACAGGCTTAGCCACTCAACCACAGGTTGAGCCCACATTGCGTCTATTTGAATTTCATTTACTTAAAATCTTAGGTTATGGCATTGATTTTCTGCATTGTGCAGGATCAGGTTTACCAGTAGATGAATCGATGACTTACCAATATCGTGCGGAAAAGGGTTTTATCGCCTCGTTAGTGAAAGATAACTTAACCTTTTATGGGCGAGATTTGCTTGCTTTTGACCGTTTGGAATTCACCGATGAATCCGTCTTGCTAGCAGCAAAGCGCTTTACTCGAATTGCGCTCAAACCTTATTTAGGCGATAAGCCGCTGAAAAGTCGAGAGTTATTTACGCAAAACGTGCTTTATTTAAAATAA
- a CDS encoding surface-adhesin E family protein: MKKLALTFLGVALLAGCLAVQSPVTQEEVTLTAPSKDRVGYVRLVKDKNYYIDTDSIWVDNQDLNQVHFDAVVNLDKGLYVYPNEKRRYARSVRQYKILNCKNYHLTQVRTDFYDDFWGEGLRAAPKKQEKYTISLKPNTTLYAAAQVICVNSDRKPSLDLEGSKVK, encoded by the coding sequence ATGAAAAAATTAGCATTAACGTTTTTAGGTGTAGCCCTTTTAGCAGGTTGTTTAGCTGTTCAATCGCCAGTTACACAAGAAGAGGTGACATTAACCGCCCCTTCAAAAGATAGAGTAGGGTATGTGCGATTAGTAAAAGATAAAAATTACTACATTGATACTGATTCTATTTGGGTAGATAACCAAGATTTAAATCAGGTGCACTTTGATGCCGTGGTGAATTTGGATAAAGGTTTATATGTGTATCCAAATGAGAAAAGACGCTATGCGCGTTCTGTTCGCCAATATAAAATTTTAAACTGTAAGAACTACCATTTAACTCAAGTTCGTACTGATTTTTATGATGATTTCTGGGGTGAAGGTTTACGCGCCGCACCGAAAAAACAAGAGAAATACACAATTAGCTTAAAACCTAATACAACGCTCTATGCGGCTGCACAAGTTATTTGTGTGAACTCAGATAGAAAACCTTCTTTAGATTTAGAAGGCTCAAAAGTAAAATAA
- a CDS encoding MliC family protein: MLKKLSVILTALCLSACSQNVELSDPAPQKMKVQTVDKKSQKGSATVYLCKGNKEVSVVHTKQKQKSKKTLSQVTVTFNDVTEKLTRVISERGRNYANIRWYWQERDDFSQLQTSVGEVLAEHCVKQPSELKSGK, encoded by the coding sequence ATGTTAAAAAAATTAAGCGTAATTTTGACCGCACTTTGCCTTTCCGCTTGTTCACAAAATGTTGAATTAAGCGACCCCGCACCACAGAAAATGAAAGTGCAAACCGTGGATAAAAAATCTCAAAAGGGTTCGGCGACGGTTTATTTGTGTAAAGGCAATAAAGAAGTGAGTGTGGTTCATACGAAGCAAAAACAGAAAAGTAAAAAAACACTCAGTCAGGTGACCGTTACTTTTAATGATGTAACCGAAAAATTGACTCGTGTGATTTCTGAACGTGGTAGAAATTATGCGAATATTCGTTGGTATTGGCAGGAGCGTGATGACTTCAGTCAATTACAAACTAGCGTAGGTGAAGTGCTCGCAGAACACTGTGTGAAACAACCAAGTGAATTAAAATCAGGCAAATAA
- the oapA gene encoding opacity-associated protein OapA, which yields MDNKNQPNDNSSQNELDLGFNHSDSVTPRKTIQQSGSIFDKAKGLFGKKQQADTQFHVRREPTFGAATSQPFSPSQTFQSENVEQVAQASAFSPQEPVENVQVENVAEEKVIFENSPTEEVVEDVTTQAETVAPAAAASLKSPEKWKVLQMLPEKHRRLFIAILGLVVLLIIFFTLKPNSDTVESFEQQNSNEIPVQFQSLDQSQPVETTVLDNNNNAAPATTEQAANEAKSDALPAMEYVGDKADAAKLQPAEPAQQTVVQQPATQPAVAPAPVKEPVKTVQPTVEKHTATIEHKAEPRREQTPVVQEKKQPKPVTEKVTVQPTQTVKKESSKIQEAKPVATKDSKVQIVDAKSASNNAVKATEPTVQTASTGATKTLTVPQGVSLMQVFRDNKLNISDVNAMTKASGAGNALSSFKPGDKVQVSVNSQGRVSELRLSNGGKFIRQADGSYQYKK from the coding sequence GTGGATAATAAAAATCAACCTAACGACAATTCATCGCAAAATGAATTAGATTTAGGATTTAATCACTCTGACTCTGTGACACCAAGAAAAACGATTCAACAAAGTGGCTCAATTTTTGATAAAGCCAAAGGTTTATTTGGTAAAAAACAACAAGCAGATACGCAATTTCATGTTCGTCGCGAGCCAACTTTTGGAGCAGCCACAAGCCAACCTTTTTCGCCATCTCAAACATTCCAAAGTGAAAATGTCGAACAAGTAGCTCAAGCAAGTGCTTTCAGCCCTCAGGAGCCTGTTGAAAATGTTCAAGTAGAAAACGTAGCTGAAGAAAAAGTGATTTTTGAAAATTCACCTACAGAAGAGGTTGTGGAAGACGTGACAACTCAAGCAGAAACCGTTGCACCAGCCGCTGCAGCAAGCTTGAAATCACCTGAAAAATGGAAGGTTTTACAAATGTTACCAGAAAAACATCGTCGTTTATTTATTGCGATTTTGGGTTTAGTGGTATTACTAATCATTTTCTTCACCTTAAAACCAAATTCAGATACGGTAGAGTCTTTTGAACAACAAAACAGCAATGAAATTCCGGTTCAATTCCAATCATTGGATCAGTCTCAACCGGTTGAAACCACAGTATTAGATAATAATAACAATGCAGCGCCGGCAACAACGGAACAAGCCGCAAATGAAGCTAAATCAGATGCACTTCCAGCCATGGAGTACGTAGGTGATAAAGCAGATGCTGCGAAATTACAACCTGCAGAGCCTGCACAACAAACTGTTGTTCAACAACCAGCAACTCAACCAGCTGTTGCTCCTGCACCAGTTAAAGAACCCGTGAAAACAGTACAACCAACTGTAGAAAAACATACCGCAACGATTGAGCATAAAGCAGAACCTCGTCGCGAACAGACACCTGTGGTTCAAGAGAAAAAACAACCTAAACCTGTAACTGAAAAAGTGACAGTTCAGCCGACTCAAACCGTGAAAAAAGAGTCAAGCAAAATTCAAGAAGCGAAACCGGTTGCAACTAAAGATAGTAAGGTTCAAATTGTGGATGCGAAATCAGCAAGCAACAATGCGGTGAAAGCAACAGAACCAACAGTACAAACCGCTTCAACAGGTGCAACAAAAACATTAACGGTGCCGCAAGGTGTTTCATTGATGCAAGTATTCCGTGATAATAAATTGAATATTTCAGATGTGAATGCCATGACAAAAGCAAGCGGTGCAGGTAATGCATTAAGCAGTTTCAAACCTGGTGATAAAGTACAGGTATCTGTGAATAGTCAAGGTCGAGTGAGTGAGCTTCGTTTATCAAATGGCGGCAAGTTCATTCGTCAAGCCGATGGTTCATATCAATATAAAAAATAA